The genomic segment TACAGCCTCGGCATCGTTCTGTACGAGCTGCTGGTGGGACGAACCCCCTTCAGCGGCACGGCCACGGAGGTGCTGCGCGCGCACATCGACCAGACCCCCGTGATCGAAGAGGAAGAACTTGAGTTTGCCGAGTTCTACCCGCACATACGCGGGTTGCTGACCCGGGACAAGCGCGTGCGCCTGGAAGCGTTCGAGGAGTTGCGGCGTGCAGTCGTGACGCGCCTCACCGGGGGCATCGACGCGCTCGACGGGGCGTACGGCGCCGCGCGCATCGAGTCGCTGGGTGTCATGGGAAAGAAGCGCGAGTTGCGGGAGTTCCTGGATGCCACATTGCCGCGCGACGGCGTGGCGGCGCCGGAGCACGTTTCCGTTTTCGGCCAGCCGCAATCCGGCCGCAATCATTTTCTGGACGCCGCACGCGCCGAGTGGCGGACTGCGGGGGTGGCGTCGTGGCGTCTCGGGGATGAGAGCGATGCAGCGTGGCTGTTGAACCGGCCCCTCGCTGCCACCTCGCCGCCAACCGAGAAGGACTTCGAGCAGGCGTGGAACCGCGTGGAACAGGCCGCACAGGCCGGACCAGTGTGGATTGTGGCGTGCGGGGAGCTTTCCGAGGATGAAGCGCGCCTGTACGAATACTTCGAGACCGGCAGGACCCTCGGCGGCCCCGGGGTTCGGCGCAATGTCGGATTCGTGACCGCCACCGAGGCTGATCGCGGGCGCCTCGATGTGGAGAGCGACGAAGGCGTGCGTATCACGCTTCCAACGCTGTGTGCCGACGATGTAGGCCCCATCGTGGACGCTTTCCGCGGCGAGATGTTGCGCACTGCGGATGCGCAACTGATCGAAGACCTCATCGAGGACTCGCGCGTGTCCGGTGAGATCATGATGTTGTTGCGCCGGCTGATCGCCGAGGGTGGACTGCGCTTTGAAGCGCAGCGCTGGCGGGTGGTGCCGGACAAGGCGCGCGCCATTGCACGCGAGCCGGCGCCGGGCGGAGGACGTCTGGTGCTTCCGCTCTCGTCCGTGCAGACACGTGTGATGATCACTCTGGCGTCGCATCCCGGACCGGTGCCGGTGGGGTGGATTCCGGGGATCTCCGGGCTGGGTGACGGTGATGCCGCCACGGTGCTGCACGACCTGCGCCTGCGCCACCTGCTGGAGCCGGTGGACGTCAATGGTTCCCCCGCGGTACGGACGACGAGCCGCGCGGTGGAACAGGCGGTGCTGCGGGAGGCGGATGAACAGCAACTTAAATCCATCCACGCACGCTACGC from the Candidatus Krumholzibacteriia bacterium genome contains:
- a CDS encoding serine/threonine protein kinase, with protein sequence MQPLGDRYDVIAPIGAGTAANVFRVRDRRSGVVRAAKVLKPENARVPETLARFEDEYRILRTLHHPHLPEVYDYGWTHDGGRFLVMELVDGEPLDAYFRARPRELWVILYQLCEILTFIHNHALLHQDIKPSNILVMRTSAFGEEIPLVKLIDFGVTYRRDMGERVQMVGTPEYMAPEVALGEAPLTRAVDYYSLGIVLYELLVGRTPFSGTATEVLRAHIDQTPVIEEEELEFAEFYPHIRGLLTRDKRVRLEAFEELRRAVVTRLTGGIDALDGAYGAARIESLGVMGKKRELREFLDATLPRDGVAAPEHVSVFGQPQSGRNHFLDAARAEWRTAGVASWRLGDESDAAWLLNRPLAATSPPTEKDFEQAWNRVEQAAQAGPVWIVACGELSEDEARLYEYFETGRTLGGPGVRRNVGFVTATEADRGRLDVESDEGVRITLPTLCADDVGPIVDAFRGEMLRTADAQLIEDLIEDSRVSGEIMMLLRRLIAEGGLRFEAQRWRVVPDKARAIAREPAPGGGRLVLPLSSVQTRVMITLASHPGPVPVGWIPGISGLGDGDAATVLHDLRLRHLLEPVDVNGSPAVRTTSRAVEQAVLREADEQQLKSIHARYAERLAARAVSSTDDLRALATHLEKSGDERAAYLTRRRLFVDLWKRRAYGEVEHVCREALSREDLRFGLARAYLRELVSVLWAQNLTAPAYHDMKAFGERFGEVPKGLLPKYARGLMDALGPKEGLAFIEAALKNAPKTSKALVARLQVEHMLALYNMSLHKVGLKVAARVQRQAHRLTPREQCRLAIYWALLQPGLAT